In the genome of uncultured Pseudomonas sp., the window TGCGGTCGGTTGGGTCGATGACTACCGCAAGGTGATCGAGAAAAACTCCAAGGGCCTGCCGAGCCGTTGGAAATACTTCTGGCAGTCGGTGTTCGGTCTCGGCGCGGCACTGTTCCTGTATATGACGGCGCAGAGCCCGGTGGAAACCACCCTGATTCTGCCGATGCTCAAGGACTTCAGCCTCGAACTGGGCCTGGGCTTTGTGGTGCTGAGCTACTTCGTCATCGTCGGTTCGAGCAACGCGGTCAACCTGACTGACGGCCTGGATGGCCTGGCGATTCTGCCCACCGTAATGGTTGGCGGCGCGCTGGGGATCTTCTGCTACCTGTCGGGTAACGTGAAGTTCGCCGAGTACCTGTTTATTCCCTATGTGCCGGGCGCGGGAGAGTTGATCGTGTTCTGCGCCGCGTTGGTCGGGGCGGGCCTGGGCTTCCTCTGGTTCAACACCTACCCGGCGCAAGTGTTTATGGGTGATGTCGGCGCACTGGCCCTCGGCGCAGCGCTTGGCACCATCGCGGTAATCGTCCGTCAGGAAGTGGTGCTGTTC includes:
- the mraY gene encoding phospho-N-acetylmuramoyl-pentapeptide-transferase, encoding MLLLLAEYLQQFHKGFAVFQYLTLRGILGVLTALAMALWLGPWMIRTLQIRQIGQSVRNDGPQSHLSKKGTPTMGGALILSAIAVSTLLWADLSNRYVWTVLAVTLLFGAVGWVDDYRKVIEKNSKGLPSRWKYFWQSVFGLGAALFLYMTAQSPVETTLILPMLKDFSLELGLGFVVLSYFVIVGSSNAVNLTDGLDGLAILPTVMVGGALGIFCYLSGNVKFAEYLFIPYVPGAGELIVFCAALVGAGLGFLWFNTYPAQVFMGDVGALALGAALGTIAVIVRQEVVLFIMGGIFVVETLSVIIQVASFKLTGKRVFRMAPIHHHFELKGWPEPRVIVRFWIITVILVLIGLATLKLR